A part of Saimiri boliviensis isolate mSaiBol1 chromosome 11, mSaiBol1.pri, whole genome shotgun sequence genomic DNA contains:
- the TAF13 gene encoding transcription initiation factor TFIID subunit 13 has product MADEEEDPTFEEENEEIGGGAEGGQGKRKRLFSKELRCMMYGFGDDQNPYTESVDILEDLVIEFITEMTHKAMSIGRQGRVQVEDIVFLIRKDPRKFARVKDLLTMNEELKRARKAFDEANYGS; this is encoded by the exons ATGGCAGATGAGGAAGAGGACCCTACC tttgaggaagaaaatgaagaaattggagGAGGTGCAGAAGGTGGACAGGGTAAAAGAAAGAGACTTTTTTCTAAAGAAT TACGATGTATGATGTATGGCTTTGGGGATGACCAGAATCCTTATACTGAGTCAGTGGATATTCTTGAAGATCTTGTCATAGAGTTTATCACTGAAATG ACTCACAAGGCAATGTCCATTGGAAGACAAGGTCGAGTACAAGTTGAAGATATCGTCTTCTTGATTCGAAAGGACCCAAGGAAGTTTGCCAGGGTTAAAGACTTGCTTACTATGAATGAAGAATTGAAACGAGCtagaaaagcatttgatgaagCAAACTATGGATCTTGA